The following proteins are co-located in the Candidatus Methylacidiphilales bacterium genome:
- the xylB gene encoding xylulokinase yields the protein MGQYFIGVDSGTQGTKAVVMDGATGKIKSTATAAYGLLPNLKGGAKEQHPKVWVAALEKTIREAVAAAKVKPSEVKGIGISGQQHGFVPLDEKGTVIRPAKLWCDTSTLDEAETILGRLGGLDSCLTLTGNGLPVGFTASKILWMKQAEPKNYARLATVLLPHDYLNFHLTGKARMEAGDASGTGLFNTRTRNWEARCVDAIDPDLATKLPPIDTTSSQPAGELLASVAARIGLEPGILVSAGGGDNMMGAIGTGNTKIGVVTASLGTSGTIYAYSSRPVIDPRGEVAAFCDSAGGWLPLICTMNVTVATELVKKAFRWDNDKLTTEAGKIPAGSEGLMLLPYFEGERVPNLPLASGVYFGFKSHNFSPAHMARATMEGVSLGLNYGLDRLKDLGLRPKQIRVTGGGSKNPLWRQILADTFDAEVTGLTTSEGAACGAAIQAKWSFMLHRGERVRIQQITDAFVKVDPATRCQPRKANTKLYRSLQEVHNRFSRALAPVFHDHAKLG from the coding sequence ATGGGCCAATACTTCATCGGCGTCGACAGCGGAACCCAGGGAACCAAGGCTGTTGTGATGGACGGCGCCACCGGCAAGATCAAATCCACCGCCACGGCCGCCTACGGCCTTCTGCCCAATCTCAAGGGCGGGGCCAAGGAACAACATCCCAAGGTCTGGGTGGCCGCACTGGAAAAAACCATCCGCGAGGCCGTGGCCGCCGCCAAGGTCAAACCTTCCGAGGTCAAGGGCATCGGCATCTCCGGCCAGCAACACGGCTTTGTCCCCCTTGATGAAAAAGGCACGGTCATCCGCCCGGCCAAACTCTGGTGCGACACCAGCACGCTGGATGAGGCCGAAACCATCCTCGGCCGGCTGGGCGGGCTGGACAGTTGCCTGACCCTCACCGGCAACGGCCTCCCCGTCGGCTTCACCGCATCGAAGATCCTCTGGATGAAGCAGGCCGAGCCGAAGAACTACGCCCGTCTGGCCACCGTCCTCCTCCCGCACGACTACCTCAATTTCCACCTCACCGGCAAGGCGCGCATGGAAGCCGGGGACGCATCCGGCACCGGCCTCTTCAACACCCGCACCCGCAACTGGGAGGCCCGCTGCGTCGATGCCATCGACCCCGACCTCGCCACCAAACTGCCGCCCATCGACACCACCTCCTCGCAACCTGCTGGAGAACTTCTGGCCTCGGTGGCCGCCCGCATCGGTCTGGAGCCCGGCATCCTGGTTTCCGCCGGCGGGGGCGACAACATGATGGGGGCCATTGGCACCGGCAACACCAAGATCGGGGTGGTGACGGCCAGCCTCGGCACCTCCGGCACCATTTACGCGTATTCCTCCCGTCCGGTCATCGACCCCCGCGGCGAGGTGGCGGCATTCTGCGACAGCGCCGGCGGTTGGCTGCCCCTGATTTGCACGATGAACGTCACCGTGGCCACCGAGTTGGTCAAGAAAGCCTTCCGTTGGGACAATGACAAGCTGACCACCGAGGCCGGGAAAATCCCCGCGGGCAGCGAGGGTCTGATGTTGCTGCCCTACTTCGAGGGCGAGCGCGTGCCCAACCTGCCCCTGGCCAGCGGGGTCTACTTCGGGTTCAAGTCGCACAATTTCTCCCCCGCCCACATGGCCCGGGCCACCATGGAAGGCGTCTCGCTTGGACTCAATTACGGCCTCGACCGCCTCAAGGACCTGGGCCTCCGCCCCAAGCAGATCCGCGTCACCGGCGGGGGCTCGAAGAACCCCCTCTGGCGCCAGATCCTCGCCGACACCTTCGACGCCGAAGTGACCGGCCTGACCACTTCCGAGGGAGCCGCCTGCGGAGCCGCCATCCAGGCCAAGTGGAGCTTCATGCTCCACCGAGGCGAGCGCGTCCGCATCCAGCAGATCACCGATGCCTTTGTCAAAGTTGACCCCGCCACCCGGTGCCAGCCGCGCAAAGCCAACACCAAACTCTACCGCTCGCTCCAGGAAGTGCACAACCGCTTCTCCCGTGCCCTTGCTCCGGTCTTCCACGACCACGCCAAGCTCGGTTGA
- a CDS encoding thiazole synthase, whose amino-acid sequence MSTPLAQQPLVIAGRTFHSRLMVGTGKFASPQAMSDALAASGTEMVTVALRRADLSGEGDPFADILDFIDPEKYLLIPNTSGAMNAEEAVRLARLAAAAGLPKWIKLEIHPDPRYLLPDPIETLKAAEILVGEGFTVLPYINADPVLAKRLEEAGTATVMPLAAPIGTNKGLDTKGQLEIIIEQAGIPVVIDAGLGIPSHAAAAMELGADAVLINTAIAIASDPARMARAFAVAVDAGRAAFEMGLPVAGRTARATSPLTGFLDA is encoded by the coding sequence ATGAGCACCCCACTCGCCCAACAACCTCTCGTCATCGCCGGCCGGACCTTCCATTCCCGGCTCATGGTGGGCACGGGCAAGTTCGCCTCCCCCCAGGCCATGAGCGACGCGCTTGCCGCCTCGGGCACGGAGATGGTCACCGTCGCCCTCCGCCGCGCCGACCTGTCCGGGGAGGGGGACCCCTTTGCCGATATTCTCGATTTCATCGACCCGGAAAAATACCTCCTCATCCCCAACACCAGCGGGGCCATGAACGCCGAAGAAGCCGTCCGGCTGGCCCGCCTGGCCGCGGCCGCCGGTCTGCCCAAATGGATCAAACTCGAAATCCATCCCGACCCCCGTTACCTCCTCCCGGATCCCATCGAAACCCTCAAGGCGGCGGAAATCCTCGTCGGCGAGGGCTTCACCGTCCTGCCCTACATCAACGCCGACCCCGTCCTGGCCAAGCGGCTGGAGGAGGCCGGCACGGCCACCGTCATGCCCCTGGCCGCCCCCATCGGTACCAACAAAGGACTGGATACCAAAGGACAGCTGGAGATCATCATCGAACAGGCCGGCATCCCGGTGGTCATCGACGCCGGACTGGGGATTCCTTCACATGCCGCTGCCGCCATGGAACTGGGGGCCGACGCCGTGCTCATCAACACCGCCATCGCCATCGCGTCCGATCCCGCCCGCATGGCCCGGGCCTTTGCCGTGGCCGTCGATGCCGGACGGGCCGCCTTCGAGATGGGTCTGCCCGTCGCCGGGCGCACCGCCCGGGCCACCAGCCCGCTGACCGGTTTCCTCGATGCATGA